Below is a genomic region from Raphanus sativus cultivar WK10039 chromosome 4, ASM80110v3, whole genome shotgun sequence.
CTATCAGATTCGTACCTGAAGCCGGTGAACATCTTGTTACATAGCACACATTTCGAAGCACTGTCGAGAAACTTCGTTTGAAGTTTGAAAGGTTGGTTGTGGCACGCATGACGTTTCTTACGAGGAAGGTTAGCACACTTTTGGTGAAGAGTGAAATCACATTGGTTACAACCGTAGAATGTTTCAGAAGAAATCTGGAGGACACAGGCTTGACAAAGTGTGCTTTCATGCAGGGTTTGACCGTCTTTGGAGATGCTTAAGTTGTGATGATGGCTGAAATGTTTAATCGTGTTATCATCAATCACTTCAAATGGAGGGATCTCTTCCTCTTCAGGTGTCCCTTCTAGTTCGACCATGTCCCACACATCTTTCCTCGTTGCGCACCTTGCATGAACGACATAATAGTTAGAACATTTTGAGCAAGAATAACCGCCATAGAACCCATCCACCTTTTTCCGACAAACTCCACATTTCAAGTTTCCATGTCCAAGGCGACGAGTGTAAGATATGCGATGATCATGACGGTTGATGTTTATTAGTCGGGGTAAGTCAATGCACTCTCTATGAATCATGAAATTACATTGAAGACAGAAATACGGGCTTCGGGCGCCCTGGGTCCCGCAAGCATTGCATGTGAAATCCATGCGTCTTGGAACAAGATGAAGTCCATGTTCATGGGTCTTGGGGCTCTCAACAACAAGTGGTGGCGGGGTTCTGACACACTGGCTGCATATGCTAACGTTACAAACATCACAGTGGTGAACTCTCTCGTGAAACTCCATCCCACATAAAAGACATTCCTTGTCAGCATAATCGAGTGATTCACACGTTAGGAACTTGAGAGGGTGTCTAGGGTGGGAACTGTGATATGCTTCTGTAACAAACTCGACACAATCAGTATGGAAAAGCAATTCGCACTGACAACATGTATAATAATGCGTCGTGCCGAAAAGCGTTATCCCGCACAATTTGCAAGCAGACCTAATATCTCCATTGTACTGAGCTTTGACTAAGAGTTTAAGCGGATGCTCGTGCACGTTGGACACTTCAGGAACAAGAAGTGGGACGCCTGGTCCCTTCGCACAACCTAAGTCCAACTTGAAATCACAAATTGAACAGAAATAGCCAACCATGAACAAGGCTCGACACAAACCACAGAAAGATGGGTTGTAGTTTGAGACAGGGGCAAGCTTGAGAGGATGGTCGGGATGAGAAGGGTGGTTGATCTCTGGAAGTGA
It encodes:
- the LOC108854095 gene encoding uncharacterized protein LOC108854095, giving the protein MDKVKLPVHKHSLLPFTRFSLGLCEGCRSRGYIYEGYRCNESRCDTLFHKECAESLPEINHPSHPDHPLKLAPVSNYNPSFCGLCRALFMVGYFCSICDFKLDLGCAKGPGVPLLVPEVSNVHEHPLKLLVKAQYNGDIRSACKLCGITLFGTTHYYTCCQCELLFHTDCVEFVTEAYHSSHPRHPLKFLTCESLDYADKECLLCGMEFHERVHHCDVCNVSICSQCVRTPPPLVVESPKTHEHGLHLVPRRMDFTCNACGTQGARSPYFCLQCNFMIHRECIDLPRLININRHDHRISYTRRLGHGNLKCGVCRKKVDGFYGGYSCSKCSNYYVVHARCATRKDVWDMVELEGTPEEEEIPPFEVIDDNTIKHFSHHHNLSISKDGQTLHESTLCQACVLQISSETFYGCNQCDFTLHQKCANLPRKKRHACHNQPFKLQTKFLDSASKCVLCNKMFTGFRYESDSDMILDVRCASMSEPFVHKSHQHPLYYCITDKFKRCSHCGNLEKSIFSCDDESCDFNLDYKCAGLPQKVMKHRYDDHPLILSCGESNVDGEYWCEACETKVNPRKWFYTCNNCGITLHISCIVGDFSYTLAGSELSWGEKVVPNTSICRVLCSACNVRCKLPSILQVYKTGVFFYMCSSRCRYSRKI